In Neomonachus schauinslandi chromosome 6, ASM220157v2, whole genome shotgun sequence, a genomic segment contains:
- the KCNJ9 gene encoding G protein-activated inward rectifier potassium channel 3, protein MARAGAPRSPGPEPPRRRGRQRYVEKDGRCNVQQGNVREPGRYLTDLFTTLADLQWRLSLLFFVLAYALTWLFFGAIWWLVAYGRGDLEHLGDAAWTPCVNNLNGFVAAFLFSIETETTIGYGHRVITDQCPEGIALLLLQAILGSMVNAFMVGCMFVKISQPNKRAATLVFSSHAVVSLRDGRLCLMFRVGDLRSSHIVEASIRAKLIRSRQTLEGEFIPLHQTDLSVGFDTGDDRLFLVSPLVISHEIDAASPFWEASRRALERDDFEIVVILEGMVEATGMTCQARSSYLVDEVLWGHRFTSVLTLEDGFYEVDYASFHQTFEVPTPSCSARELAEAAARLDAHLYWSIPSRLDEKVEEEGAGEGAGGEAGADKEQNGCLPPPESESKV, encoded by the exons ATGGCGCGGGCCGGCGCCCCCCGCTCGCCGGGCCCCGAGCCGCCGCGCCGCCGCGGCCGCCAGCGCTACGTGGAGAAGGACGGCAGGTGCAACGTGCAGCAGGGCAACGTGCGCGAGCCGGGCCGCTACCTGACCGACCTGTTCACCACGCTGGCCGACCTGCAGTGGCGCCTCAGCCTGCTCTTCTTCGTGCTCGCCTACGCGCTCACCTGGCTCTTCTTCGGCGCCATCTGGTGGCTGGTGGCCTACGGCCGCGGCGACCTGGAGCACCTGGGCGACGCGGCGTGGACGCCGTGCGTCAACAACCTCAACGGCTTCGTGGCCGCCTTCCTGTTCTCCATCGAGACGGAGACCACCATCGGCTACGGGCACCGCGTCATCACCGACCAGTGCCCCGAGGGCATcgcgctgctgctgctgcaggccATCCTGGGCTCCATGGTGAACGCCTTCATGGTGGGCTGCATGTTCGTCAAGATCTCGCAGCCCAACAAGCGCGCCGCCACGCTCGTCTTCTCGTCGCACGCCGTGGTGTCGCTGCGCGACGGCCGCCTGTGCCTCATGTTCCGCGTGGGCGACCTGCGCTCGTCGCACATCGTGGAGGCTTCCATCCGCGCCAAGCTCATCCGCTCGCGCCAGACGCTCGAGGGCGAGTTCATCCCGCTGCACCAGACCGACCTCAGCGTGGGCTTCGACACGGGCGACGACCGCCTCTTCCTCGTGTCGCCGCTCGTCATCAGCCACGAGATCGACGCCGCCAGCCCCTTCTGGGAGGCGTCGCGCCGCGCCCTGGAGAGGGACGACTTCGAGATCGTCGTCATCCTCGAGGGCATGGTGGAAGCCACGG gaatGACATGCCAAGCTCGGAGCTCCTACCTGGTGGATGAGGTGCTGTGGGGCCACCGCTTCACATCAGTGCTCACCCTGGAGGATGGCTTCTATGAGGTGGACTATGCCAGCTTCCACCAGACCTTTGAGGTGCCCACACCCTCGTGCAGCGCCCGGGAGCTGGCCGAAGCCGCTGCCCGCCTTGACGCCCATCTTTACTGGTCCATCCCCAGCCGGCTGGatgagaaggtggaggaggagggggccggggagggggcagggggagaggctggTGCTGACAAGGAGCAGAATGGCTGCCTGCCGCCCCCAGAGAGCGAGTCCAAGGTGTGA